From the Onychomys torridus unplaced genomic scaffold, mOncTor1.1, whole genome shotgun sequence genome, the window gtaataagaaggatcccggtgttgcgtcttccttgctggtcgaggcgggcgcgacaatgGCCCAGAACCTTGGAGTGATTTTCCCATCAGCTCAGACCTTATGGATCACATGTATTTTCAGGGTgtctgaaggggaaaaaaaatcggAAAACTCAGGTATTTACCATTCTTCATGAATATCCATCTATGTGCATGTACCTTGTTTTGACTGGATGGGACAGTTGACTAGAAGGGGAAATGCTGACCCCGCACATCAACTTAATCTCAGGATAAGGAAGTGGAGACTCAGCAACACTGGGCTCAGACCTCCCAAGTCCATGGACAGCAAACAGGCATGACAGAGATCATGGTTCACAAGGCAAATGGAAGGGAAATGCTGCATAATTAACAGACTGAACTAACCTGAGAGAAGGCTTAGCCCTCTGGAGAGCCCCTCTCTCTTGTTGAATTAGGAAACCCATGACACTTTTCCCCTTTGATGTAAGACAAATTTAGTATTCCAGCCTCTCCCTGAAGAGGAGGAATCCTCAGGGGACAGGGGCTACAGTCTCGGTGCAGGGTCGGCAGTTCCTTTCCTTACCTGTTCTCAGCAAAATCTCCTTCCCATATTCCAGGTGAGAGAGGAGCATCTGCACACAATTAATCTGCCAGGCAGTCTTCAGATATTTTGCAAATCCTGACTCTTCCCACTCTTGCCTCAGGATCTCAGCTGCCTTGCCAACTGCAGTCCAAGTGCTCAGGTCTTCCTCCAGCATAAAGTAATTACAGCCATTGAAGATTAATTCAAATTGTCCATTACTGAGGTTCCCTCCAGGCAGTACATCGCAGGCCATCAAGATCTGGATTGTGTGATTACCTATTCAAGCCCATATGTCAGCCACTCTCACGGGGCCAGGTCCCTGGGGGCCCTCCAGTGACTCAGTCCCTCCCACTTGACCTATGTAAATGGCCATATTTGAGCTTAAATTGTGCAGAAAACCAGGTCAGCATCCCCAGGCTCTCTGTAGCCTAGTTTATGTGGGTAACATTTTGCTGCAATAAATCTTGGATATGGAGAACTGGAGCAAACATTTTGGTAGCTTGAAATGTGAGATTTCTGATTCGGGTTCACTCACCAGTTTCACTTTGATTATAGATGTGaagcattttcttcagtgtgtcCTTGGAGAAGTCTGTTAGTCTCAGAATGTCCCGTGTCTCCTGCTTCCAGTACTCTGGCTCCTGCTTATCCCCCCATGGTGCATGCTGCATCAGTCTGGAAgctcttttctgttgttgaatcTCCCAATCTGAATGTCATCCATGTAGACAGCAGAGACGAATTGGGGCTCCAGGAGGTCAGGCCGGATGAGGAGAGTTTGTAATATCTCAGGGAGTGTGAACCTAGATGCAGTGGCCTTTAGATCTAGACTTCCCACCCAGTACCCTATGCTGCTCCCCACATTCCTCCCAGCAGAGCAGGGAACAGGAGACAAGGgacatgatataaaataaataaggaccTGAATGTCCTGGCTGGGCTAGGCGAGAGATGAACTTTCCTGAGCTGCAGCCCGAGGGGTGGAGTCCTCTTATTCCCAGGTTAAGTCCTTTCCCTCCTGATACCCACACTCACCCTCTAGATGCCTGGTCAGGGCCAGGTTggccaggagcagcaggaggagagccTCAGGAACAAAGGTCTTCATCCTGCTTGAAGAGTGAACACTGTCTCTGCTAGCCTGTGTTCAGTTTATAATCTTGATACAGATGAGGCTGATTGGCTTCTCTAAGAATTCCCAATGGTAGTGATAGAGAGTGTTGTGATTGGGTCGTGGAAAAATGAACTCCTGGAAGAGGAATCTCCTGGACCCTGCTTTCCTGGCTCAGACCCAGCTCTGGGACCTGTGATCCTAGGAGCAGTTTGTGGGGTCAAGGTGCTTGCCCTGGTTGTTGTCCATCTCATCCTGGTCAAAATATCCTTCTGAGTCCAGCCCAGGAGCCATTGAGTCAGCATTTCTCACACTGAGATGTCAGGATGTCTACAGAGTGTTAGAAATTGATGGTTCTCAAAGATACTTTTGCTTGTTTAGATTATATCAGGCCACATTCACTATTTTAGGAACtgagaattttaaaacatttgcttCGCTGAACATTAATGACAGAGTGCATGTAAGCATAATGTTTACAGAAAGGAACGACTGTTTTCCAAAATATAATGATAGGGTGAAACtaatagataattacatgtctgCCTGTACTTATCCTCAGCTTTCCCACTAGATACATCTTGAAATCTGATTCTCCTTTTTTATCATTCTAGTTTTATATGCAGTGCAGGAAATGCATCTTCACAAAATTGTACaaggaaaatgtttttaagattggctttaattttttgtatatgtatatgttagtTTGTCTATATGTGAATGTTGGGAGTGAAAgttgtttgtggaggccagaagaagatgtt encodes:
- the LOC118575994 gene encoding H-2 class I histocompatibility antigen, Q10 alpha chain-like, which produces MQHAPWGDKQEPEYWKQETRDILRLTDFSKDTLKKMLHIYNQSETGNHTIQILMACDVLPGGNLSNGQFELIFNGCNYFMLEEDLSTWTAVGKAAEILRQEWEESGFAKYLKTAWQINCVQMLLSHLEYGKEILLRTDTLKIHVIHKV